The genomic window GACCGAACGGCTACTCGATCAGCGCGACCGTGCGCTTTCCGCCCAGCGAGCGGAAGATCATGTCAAGCTGATCGGCATACTCCTCCGGCGTGCCTTCCGCGTGGAAGTGCTGACCGCCGGTCATCATCGCGATCTCGGCCATGAGATCGATATCGGCGTCACCGCTGACGCTGATCGTGTAGATGCGGATCCCCTGATCCGCGGCCAGTTGCGCCATCTCGCGCACGTAACTGAAAACGTTCTCCGTGAAGCCTTCGTACACGCCGTTCTCATTGACGTTCGGCTTGCCGTCGGACATCAGGACGATGACTTTCGCGGATGAGCTGCGGGCCCGCGCGGACTGCAGCTCGGTGATGCCGGCCAGGATGCCGCCCCCGATGTTCGTGTAGCTGTTGTAATGGGCGGACTGCATGTGGTAGAGCCGCTCCGGCACCGCCTGGAGCTGATCCGTCAGGTCCACCTCGTGGCGGGTCGTCTGGGCGAAGACCTCCAGCGACATGTGGTCCAGGCTATCCAGCCCCACGATCACGTCGGTCATGGCCTGCACGGCGTCCTTCACGGCGCGCAGCGGCTGCTCGGGCGTCTGCCACAGGATGTTCGTCTGGTTGTACTGCGAGGCCGATTCGAGCAGGTAGTTGGTGAAGGTCTTCAGCCCGAAGCGGTAACGCAACGCGGAGTTGATCCCGGTCATCGCGTTCGAGCCGGTGACGTAGCTGATGTATCCGGACCACGTCCACGAGACCCGGTACTCGGGGTACGCGCGCCAGGTGAACTCGCCGGCCACGTTGTCTTCAACGCGGCTGTCGCCGTCGCCCCCGGGCGTGCCGCCCACCCGGCCGCTTTTCCAGGTCGCCAGGCCGAGGATCACCGCCGTGCGGTTGCGCCACTGGTTCGTGTAGCTGCCGTCCTGGGCCGCACTCGCCAGGCAGGAGATCTCGTCGGCCGAGTAGCCGCGCGCCGCGAGGCTGGCGAGTCCGGCGGCGTTCGTGAAGTTGTAGCCGCTGCGGCTGTACCACAGACCCGGGTCCGAGGCCGGATCATACGTCTGCGGCACCACCGGGCTGCCCCACGTGTCCATCGCGCCGATGGTGGGGCCGAGGTCATCGGCGTACTCGGTTTCATCTTCCGCGCCGGGCACATACGGCCGCGACGGCGCCGGACCATCCAGCGCGCACCAGATGTCGCGCAGGTTGATCTGCATGGCCGGCCGCGGGTCCCCCTGATCGCCATAGTAATCCTTGTAGTGCCGCAGCTCGCTGTCGTCATCCATCGAGCCCGACAGGTCGATCACCACCGCGATGTCACGCGGGATCAGCACGGCCGCGGCCCGCGCTTCGAGTTCGGTGCCGCTCTGCCCGAAGATCGGAGCAAACAGGAACGGCACGTGCACCGGCGCGGCGCCGTCCTCGCCCCCCACCCGTCGCACGGTCACGCGGACCGCGTCGTAGTTGGAGCTGCCCGGCTCAAACTGAAACTTGCCCGTCGCCGGGTCCAATATCGCCCGGCCGAACTCGACATCCTGACTCAGCACCGCTGGCGGCTGGCCGCCCACCGCGTTCTGGCTGGCGTACAAGTTCGCCGCCGCCACCGCAGCCGCCTGCGGATCTCCCCTTTGGTAGTTGCCGACCAGTTCCATCGCCGCCGCCAGCGCCGCGGCGTCCGCCGCGACCTGCAGTTCGGTCTGCGCAGTGCGCAGGCTCCCGATGTCGAGCACCAGCGCCCCCATTCCCAGGATGACCGCCGAGCAGACTACCACTTGCACCACCACGGTTCCGCTACGCCGATGGCTGCATCGCGCACGGTACATGACACGCTCCTTTCCCTCTCAAAGCGTCCGGTCAATCACGATCTGTCCCGAACATCCCGGCTTGGGCAGGACGGTACCGCGCTCTGCCCCTGCCCGCCGGGCTACAGCAGCATCACCTCCTAACGCACGATTCGCAGCGCACCCACCTGCCCATTGCTGGAAGGTGCGTCATGATGCACGACCACCCCCGGGCCGGTGTACGCCACCGGCTGGATCAGCAATCGCTTGTGGTTCGGGTTGCCGTGCAGGTCAATCGTCATCACGCGGCCGAAGCGCAGGTCCACGATCCGGTACACCGCGTTCGCGCCGTTGCCCGTCACCTGGTCGTGCAAAAAGAACCCGATTACATCCCCGATGCGCTGCTCGACCGCATCCGACAGGCCGACCTTCAGTCCGGGCGTGCCGGTAATGTTGTACGTCGTCGGCTGGCCAGCACTGTCATAAAACGTCAGCTCTGACGTGCCGATCTCCAACTCCAAGTCCGCCGCCGTGACGCCGTACAGGATTTGCTCCTCCAGCGCCGGCACCCCATGGTTGGGCGTACCGATGTTGAGCAGACCGAAATTGCCGGGGGCGTTGTCCCAGTACGGATAAAGCTTGACTTCGCGGACGTCATCCGCAGTTTCCAGCACGATGTCGCTGTCACTGTCGTAGGAGTACTCGTCCGGCCCGTTCTCCAGCATGTCGGCGTAAACATCGCGGTGGATCGTGAAGGGCACCAGCGGCCCGTATTGCGTGGTCTGCCGGTAGCCGGCGAAGCGGTCGTCGAATGCGGCGATCGCGCTGGCCCCCACGCCGCCCTCCGCGAACCCCAGAATCCTGGCGAAATTGTGGACCACCGCGCCATTGCTGCTGCCGTCCGTCCGCCGGGCGAGCACCCGGACGGCGTTGAACCGCGCATCGCCCGAGGTGTCGAGCGGCGCCGCCGGGTTGTCCAGGTCCAGTGTGCCGGCGACTACATCGGCGGCGTCCAGCAGCGTGGGCTGGCCCAGCGTCACGTTGAGCGCCGCGTAGGCCTGGGCCCGCTGGATCGCGATATTCCGCAGGTCGTTGCTCTGCAACAGACCCGCGTTCTCGAGGTAAACCGAAGCGCCCGCCAGCGCGCCTGCATCCGCCGAGCGCTGCAGCTCTGTGCGGGCGAGATGGAGTTGGGCGATGTCCAGCGCCAGCGCGCAGAATCCGAGCAGGACCGTTGAGCAGACGACGACCTGCACCACCACGGTGCCGACCCGGCGGTGGTTACGTCGCGCACGGTACATGAGTGGCTCCTTTTCCTGGGTCCGCGTCCGGGGGGTCGGCGATTTCGCCCGGACAGCCCGGCCAGAGCACTGCCGTACAGCGTTGTGCCTCTGCTCGCCGGGTAACAACGGATCATCCTCCTAGCGTACGATTCGCAAAGCACCCACCTGCCCGCGGCTGGAGGGTGCGTAGTCATGAACCACCACGCCCGGGCCGGTGTACGCCACCGGCTGAATCACGAGCCGCTTGGTCTTCGGGGAGCCGGTCAGGTCGATATGCATGATCCGCCCAAAACGCATGTCGACGATGTGGTAGATCGCGTTCTGGCCGTCCAGGGTCACCGCGTCGTGCAGGAAAAACCCGACGACGTCGCCCATACGGGCGATGACGGAGTCCTCCATCGTTACCTTCAGACCGGGTGAGCCGGTAATGTTGTAAGCGATGGGCTGGCCGTTGGGGCCGACAAAAGTCAACTCCGAGGTCCCGATTTCCGCCTCCAGGTCAGCCGCCGACACGCCGTCGAGAATCTGTTGTTCCAGAAACGTACTGCCCTGGTTGCCGGTGCCGATGTTCAGCACGCCGAAGTTGCCGGCGCCGTCGCCTTCGCCACTCAGCTTGTACGGGTAGAGATGCACCTCAACGACGTTGTCAGTCCCGTCGTGCACCTGGTCCGCGCTGTGGTCGTAATAGAACTGATCGGGTCCGTTCAGCAGTTGCTGGTTGTAGATGTCCCGGTAAATCGTGAACGGGAGCACCAGGTTACACTCCTCGGTCACCCGGTAGCCGCCAAAACGATCGTCGAACGCCGCCGTCGCCCAGGCCGTGACGTCGCCCTGGTTGAAGCCGAGGATCTTCGCGAAGCTGAACACGACCGCGCCGTTGGCGCTGTCCGACGTCCGGCGGACCAGCACCTGCACGGCGTTGAAACGGTTCGCGCCCGAGGTGTCCAGGGCCGCCTGCGGGTTCTGCCAGTTCAGCGTTCCCGCCACCACGTCGGCCGGCTCCACGAACGTCGGTGCCCCCAGCGTCAGGTTTGACTGCGAGAACTGCAGGGCCCGCTGGTACGCCAACGCGCCGAGGGTGTCGCTCTGGATCAGTCCTTCGTCCTCGGCATACGCCGACGCGCCCGCCAGCGCCGCCGCATCAGCGCTGCGCTGCAGCTCCGTCCGGGCCAGGTGCATCTGGCCGATGTCCAGCACCAGGGCGCACAGCCCGATCAGCACCGTCGAGCACACGGCTACCTGCGCCACCACGGCCGCTCGCCGTGGCTGGCGCCGCAGAAATCGATGTTTGGTTTGCATCTCTCTACCTCCAACAGGCCCCCGGCCTGTTTTCGCGAACCCGAAGCCGGCTCGACGGCAGGCCGCGTGTCGCCGGCCTCCGGCCGCCGCGGCGTATCGGGACTGTGCCGATGCCGTCCGACCGCGGGGTCATCGGTGTGGCCGCAGTGAAACCGCGGCTGGCCGGCGCCCCCGGTCGCGCCCGCCAGCGCCGTACTGCACCTCGGCTCACCCACACCGTCATGCCTAAGATCCTTCCTTGCTGCCGGCCAGGCCCATCGGCCCGCGCAGCCGTAGCGCCGCGCTGTCGCCCACCCGCTTGGGCTTGGGCGTCGGCTCGGCGGCCTTGTCGTTGCCGTTCGCGGCGCCGTTCGCGGGCGTCTGCCCCTCGAGCTGGCCCAGGCCGAACAGCTCCCAGTCGTTCGGCGGCCGGTGATCGGCGCCGGGCAGATACGTGACCTGGTCGGGGTTGAGCGGTGCGACCAGCTCCGGCGTCACCAGCACGACCAGCTCCGTCTGGCTGGATTGATAGTTGACCGAGCTGAACAGCGCCCCGATGACGGGCACGTCGCCCAGCGCGGGGACCTTCGAGCTGGTTGCGCGGCTCCGCTCGCTGAGCAGTCCGCCGACGGCGAACGTCTGCCCCGAGCCGAGTTCGACCACGGTGTCGACGCGGCGCTGGGTGAGACCCGGGACCACGTAGCCGCCGATGGTCACGGCGGTGCTGTAGTCCGGTTCGCTCACCTCGGGCGAGACCTTGAGGCGGATGAGATCGTCGCTGAGGACCGTGGGCGTGAAGCGCATCCGCACGCCGAACTCACGGAACTCGACGGTGATCGAATTGTTGTTGCCGCCCTGCGGGACGGGGATGGGAAACTCACCGCCGGCGAGGAACGTGGCTTCCTGTCCGCTAACGGCCACCAGGTTGGGCTCGGCGAGCACCTGCAGCAGGCCGTTCTCGCGCAGGGCCTGGATGAAGACCTGCATCTGCACGCGCGGGAACCCGATCGAGAGCGTCGGGGTGGCCGTGAGGTTCATCGTCTGCGTGCCGAAGGGAATCCGGCCCGTCGCCGAGTAGCCGTCGACCGCGCTGATGTCCACGGGGTTGATGCCGCCAAGGTTGGAGACGCCGAAGGCATCGGCGAAGTCATCGCCGGCCAGCCAGCCGTTGAAGCCGAGCTGGCGCGTCGCGGACCGGTTCAGCTCCGCGACGGTGCAGCGCAGCAGGACCTGGTAGACGCCGGCGACGCGCATCTGGTTGATGACCTGGCGCGAGTAGATCTGGGCGACCTGCAGGATGCGCTCGGCCGACTCGGCATCCGGCACGGTGCCGGACAGCACCACCGCGTCCATGAGCGCGGAGACCTCGACCCGGGCGCGGGGGACGAGCGCGCGGATGCTGGCGGCCAGGCGTTCGAGGTCCAGGTCGACCGCCACCGTGAACGTCTGCTGCGCGCCGCCATCCACGGTCGCGACGAGCTGCGTCGTCCCGAAGGCCTTGCCGTTCACGAGGATCTGGTTCGGCGCGGTCGCGGTCACGTCCGCGATCTCCGGGTTGGCCAGGTGCACTTCACGCACCGGCTGGCTGAAGTCGACGAGCGCCGCCTGGTTCACGGGGACGCTGATCAACTGCGACTGCCCGCGGGCCTGGCGCACCCGGATCTGCAGGCCCTCCGCGGTCGGCGGGGCTGCGGGCGGCGCGGCGGGCTGGGCCCGCGCTGCGGAGACGCCCAGGAGCGCGACGACTCCCCACACTGTTAGCAGTGAGCACCGGCGAATTTCGGCGATAGCAGTGGGCACGTTCATTCTGAGAACTCCTCGGTCTCATCGGGTTCGGTCTGGTTGCTGTCCGGCGTGTCGCTCGCTTCGACGGGCGGGCTCGGCGGCGCGGGCTGCGGCGGCTGGGCCGGCGCAGGCTGCGGCGGTGCCGGCGGTGCGGCCGGCGCCGGACGCGGCGCGGCGACCGCCCCGCGCGCCTCGATCACCCGCTCGCTCGAATTGCGATCCTTGAAGGCCACGACCTCTTCGGACTTGCCACGGTAAATGTGCAGGCGCCACGGCTCCGGCTGCGGCTCCACCGCCGCCAGCGCGGCGCGCTCGCCGAGCTTGTCGAACAGGCCGCGGACGAACTCCAGCGCGGGGCTCGGTCCCGGCGGCGGCGCGGGCTGGGGCGCGGGCTCGGCCTTGGCTTCCGGCTCCTCATCGCCCAGCAGTTCGCCGTCGCTGACGCTGGCCGGGTCGTCGAGCGTCACGTTGTCCTCAGAGCCGCGCAGGCTCAGCTTGACGCGTCCCTCCTGCTCGGTCAGCAGCAGCCTGGGCACGTCCTCGGGCTTCACGAACAGCGTCACCGCCCGGATCATGCGGCTCGGGTCGACCTTCGGCTTCGGGCCCACGCCATCCTCCTCGCGCGACGTGTCGGGGCTGAGCCGCTGGCCCACCGCGGCCACCTCGGCATTCTCGATGATCGTCTTGGCGATGGTCTCGGTGCGGCCGTTGCGGCGCACCTTGAATGAACCCACCACGTCCACGAAACAGCCTGGCTCGATGTTGTAGTCCACACCCGAGCCGGCATCGATCTTCACCGCGATCGCGCGATACCCCGGCTTCACCAGGATGCCCGGCCGGCTCCCCGGCGGCGCCAGCATCTCCTCCAGAATCGGCAGGCCGGCCGGCGCCGTCACGCAGGGCACGCGTCCGATCAAGTTCTCTTTCTTCTGGAACGACCCCGCCGGCACCAGCTCCGTCGGGTATTCCACGGCCTTCAGGAGCTGCTCGGTGATCGCCGTCCCGCGCGAGATGTTCTCGCGGGCCGCCAGCAGCCTCACTTTGGCCGTGGGCCGCTGCGTCGCACGCGCGTTCTTGAGGGTGTTGATCCCCAGGAAGAGAGCCAGGCCACCAATGCCCAGCCCGGCGGCCAGCGGTATCAGGGCTTTCGCGTTCATCGTTGTCCTTCCTCGCGCGACTCCCGGGTCGCGCCTATGCCGCCGCGCGGGCCGATCGACGGCCGGGGCGGCCTGAGCCAAACAAGCACCTGGTCGGCCGGTCGGGCCGCCCCGCTACT from Phycisphaerae bacterium includes these protein-coding regions:
- a CDS encoding type II and III secretion system protein family protein yields the protein MNVPTAIAEIRRCSLLTVWGVVALLGVSAARAQPAAPPAAPPTAEGLQIRVRQARGQSQLISVPVNQAALVDFSQPVREVHLANPEIADVTATAPNQILVNGKAFGTTQLVATVDGGAQQTFTVAVDLDLERLAASIRALVPRARVEVSALMDAVVLSGTVPDAESAERILQVAQIYSRQVINQMRVAGVYQVLLRCTVAELNRSATRQLGFNGWLAGDDFADAFGVSNLGGINPVDISAVDGYSATGRIPFGTQTMNLTATPTLSIGFPRVQMQVFIQALRENGLLQVLAEPNLVAVSGQEATFLAGGEFPIPVPQGGNNNSITVEFREFGVRMRFTPTVLSDDLIRLKVSPEVSEPDYSTAVTIGGYVVPGLTQRRVDTVVELGSGQTFAVGGLLSERSRATSSKVPALGDVPVIGALFSSVNYQSSQTELVVLVTPELVAPLNPDQVTYLPGADHRPPNDWELFGLGQLEGQTPANGAANGNDKAAEPTPKPKRVGDSAALRLRGPMGLAGSKEGS
- the cpaB gene encoding Flp pilus assembly protein CpaB; this encodes MNAKALIPLAAGLGIGGLALFLGINTLKNARATQRPTAKVRLLAARENISRGTAITEQLLKAVEYPTELVPAGSFQKKENLIGRVPCVTAPAGLPILEEMLAPPGSRPGILVKPGYRAIAVKIDAGSGVDYNIEPGCFVDVVGSFKVRRNGRTETIAKTIIENAEVAAVGQRLSPDTSREEDGVGPKPKVDPSRMIRAVTLFVKPEDVPRLLLTEQEGRVKLSLRGSEDNVTLDDPASVSDGELLGDEEPEAKAEPAPQPAPPPGPSPALEFVRGLFDKLGERAALAAVEPQPEPWRLHIYRGKSEEVVAFKDRNSSERVIEARGAVAAPRPAPAAPPAPPQPAPAQPPQPAPPSPPVEASDTPDSNQTEPDETEEFSE
- a CDS encoding VWA domain-containing protein, with product MYRARCSHRRSGTVVVQVVVCSAVILGMGALVLDIGSLRTAQTELQVAADAAALAAAMELVGNYQRGDPQAAAVAAANLYASQNAVGGQPPAVLSQDVEFGRAILDPATGKFQFEPGSSNYDAVRVTVRRVGGEDGAAPVHVPFLFAPIFGQSGTELEARAAAVLIPRDIAVVIDLSGSMDDDSELRHYKDYYGDQGDPRPAMQINLRDIWCALDGPAPSRPYVPGAEDETEYADDLGPTIGAMDTWGSPVVPQTYDPASDPGLWYSRSGYNFTNAAGLASLAARGYSADEISCLASAAQDGSYTNQWRNRTAVILGLATWKSGRVGGTPGGDGDSRVEDNVAGEFTWRAYPEYRVSWTWSGYISYVTGSNAMTGINSALRYRFGLKTFTNYLLESASQYNQTNILWQTPEQPLRAVKDAVQAMTDVIVGLDSLDHMSLEVFAQTTRHEVDLTDQLQAVPERLYHMQSAHYNSYTNIGGGILAGITELQSARARSSSAKVIVLMSDGKPNVNENGVYEGFTENVFSYVREMAQLAADQGIRIYTISVSGDADIDLMAEIAMMTGGQHFHAEGTPEEYADQLDMIFRSLGGKRTVALIE